The Pseudomonadota bacterium nucleotide sequence GCGTGAAACGATCCGCCCTCGGGCGTCGGCATATCGCGCCCCGCCGTCCAGCCATGAGCGAACGGTAAGCTGGCGATGCGGCCGCGCCGGGCGCCGAGCAGGCGCAGCGCTCGGACCAGCAACGCTGTGGTCAGCCGGTAGCTGGCGGGGTGGCGCACCAGCCAGGCCCAGAACGCTAATCCCAGGCGATAGCGCGGCGCTTGCAGGCCGGCGTCAAATTCCTGTTCACGCCAGCGCCGCATGAGGCCGGGGAGCGGAATACGCATTGGGCATACTTCTTCGCAGCGGCCACAAAAGGTTGAGGCATTGGGCAGATGATGGGCTTCTTTCAGGCCCACCAGATTCGGCGTCAGCACTGCGCCCACCGGGCCCGGATAAACCCAGCCATAGGCATGGCCACCGATCGCACCGTATACCGGGCAATGGTTCATGCAGGCGCCACATTTAATGCAGCGCAGCACCTCACGGAATTCGGAGCCCAGCATGCCGCTGCGGCCATTGTCGAGCAAGATGACGTGGAACGCCTCCGGCCCGTCCAGATCACCGGGTCGCTTGGGCCCGGTTGAGAGTGTGGTATAGGTCGAGAATTCCTGCCCGGTGGCGGAGCGTGCCAGCACGCGTAGAATGGTGCTCATGTCGTCGAGCGTCGGGACCGCCTTCTCCAGGGTGGCGAGCACGATATGTACGCGCGGCAATATTTGCGTCAGATCACCATTGCCCTCGTTGGTGACGATGGCGGTGGTGCCGGTCTCGGCGACGAGAAAATTGGCGCCGGTAATGCCGACATCGGCGTCAATGAAACGATGACGCAACATGGCGCGCGCCTCGTCTACCAGCTCGTCGACTTCTTCCAGCCGTTTGCCGCCGCCTTTTTCCTTGTGATGTTCGTAAAACAGGTCGGCGACCTGGTCTTTGGTTTTGTGAACAGCAGGCGCGATGATGTGGCTTGGATATTCGCCCGCGAGCTGGACGATATATTCACCGAGATCGGTCTCAATCGGCTCGATATCGTTTGCTTCAAGAAATTGATTGAGGCCGATTTCCTCGCCGATCATTGATTTTGATTTAGTGACTGTTTTCGCTTCGACGGCGCGGCAAATATCCAACACCGTTTGACGCGCGTCTTCGGGGGTCACGCACCAATGGACCACACCGCCGCTTTCCTCGACCTTGTCGGCGAAACGCTCGAGATAGAAATCAAGATGCTCCAGCGTGTGATTCTTTATCTCCACGGCCTGATCACGGAGCGCCTCGAATTCCGGCAGGAGCGCC carries:
- a CDS encoding LutB/LldF family L-lactate oxidation iron-sulfur protein, with the translated sequence MQSTSHDFIARAQKGLVDENLQDALSRFRTGFSVKRSEAAALLPEFEALRDQAVEIKNHTLEHLDFYLERFADKVEESGGVVHWCVTPEDARQTVLDICRAVEAKTVTKSKSMIGEEIGLNQFLEANDIEPIETDLGEYIVQLAGEYPSHIIAPAVHKTKDQVADLFYEHHKEKGGGKRLEEVDELVDEARAMLRHRFIDADVGITGANFLVAETGTTAIVTNEGNGDLTQILPRVHIVLATLEKAVPTLDDMSTILRVLARSATGQEFSTYTTLSTGPKRPGDLDGPEAFHVILLDNGRSGMLGSEFREVLRCIKCGACMNHCPVYGAIGGHAYGWVYPGPVGAVLTPNLVGLKEAHHLPNASTFCGRCEEVCPMRIPLPGLMRRWREQEFDAGLQAPRYRLGLAFWAWLVRHPASYRLTTALLVRALRLLGARRGRIASLPFAHGWTAGRDMPTPEGGSFHAKWRRRGRA